Proteins encoded by one window of Sorangium aterium:
- the tkt gene encoding transketolase yields MPDFAKLAAAASIARGLAMDAVHACSSGHLGLPLGAAEIGAALYGDLLRHDPSEPHWLNRDRFVLSAGHGSMFLYAWLHLSGYPVSLDDVRRFRQWESKTPGHPEYHYTEGVEATTGPLGQGVGNAVGHAVAAKMLAARYNTPEHTIFDLQVYCLAGDGCLQEGVAAEAASFAGHFKLDNLILIYDANDVTLDAMAIKTQSEDTAKRFEAYGFEVLHIEQGNDLEAVHRVLGQARASKSGKPKFVVAHTLIGKGIPEVAGTQKAHGEGGAKFVDQARKNLGLPAEHFYVSEEVKQFFATRKEELAKVRGAWEATFQAWRAKNPELARQLDDGLAKKLPADLDARVPAFAAGTKVATRKAGETVLQAVAEAVPALIGSSADLYGSTFNYIASSTDFDPEHLGGRNIRAGIREHGMGAIMNGIAYHGGLRPSGATFLVFADYLRPSVRLAALSHLPVIYIFTHDSVGVGEDGPTHQPVETVAGLRAIVDLDVIRPADAEETAGAWISALERNDGPTVLALTRQAVPLLPGDATAKREGVRRGAYVLVKETAALETILIATGSEVQHAVEAAKRIGPGVRVVSMPCVERFARQDHAYREALLPAACTRRVSIEAGVTFGWHRWVGFKGIALGIDRFGTSAPGDIVMDRLGMNAQAVVQAVQDLVP; encoded by the coding sequence ATGCCTGATTTCGCCAAGCTCGCCGCCGCGGCCTCGATCGCCCGCGGCCTCGCCATGGACGCCGTCCACGCCTGCTCATCCGGTCACCTCGGCCTACCGCTGGGGGCCGCCGAGATCGGGGCCGCGCTCTACGGCGACCTCCTCCGCCACGATCCGAGCGAACCGCACTGGTTGAACCGCGATCGTTTCGTCCTGTCCGCAGGCCACGGCAGCATGTTCCTCTACGCCTGGCTGCACCTCTCCGGCTATCCGGTGTCGCTCGACGACGTCCGGCGCTTCCGGCAGTGGGAGTCGAAGACGCCCGGCCACCCGGAGTACCATTACACCGAGGGTGTCGAGGCGACGACGGGCCCGCTCGGCCAGGGCGTGGGCAACGCCGTCGGGCACGCGGTGGCCGCCAAGATGCTGGCCGCGCGTTACAACACGCCGGAGCACACGATCTTCGATCTCCAGGTCTACTGCCTCGCCGGCGACGGCTGCCTCCAGGAGGGCGTGGCCGCCGAGGCGGCCTCCTTCGCGGGGCATTTCAAGCTCGACAACCTGATCCTCATCTACGACGCCAACGACGTCACCCTCGACGCGATGGCCATCAAGACCCAGAGCGAGGACACGGCCAAGCGCTTCGAGGCCTACGGCTTCGAGGTGCTCCACATCGAGCAGGGCAACGATCTGGAGGCCGTCCACCGGGTGCTCGGCCAGGCGCGGGCGTCGAAGAGCGGAAAGCCGAAGTTCGTCGTCGCCCACACCCTCATCGGCAAGGGGATCCCGGAGGTCGCCGGCACGCAGAAGGCGCACGGCGAGGGCGGCGCCAAGTTCGTGGATCAGGCCCGCAAGAACCTGGGGCTGCCCGCGGAGCACTTCTACGTCAGCGAGGAAGTGAAGCAGTTCTTCGCGACGCGCAAGGAAGAGCTCGCCAAGGTGCGCGGGGCGTGGGAGGCGACCTTCCAGGCCTGGCGCGCGAAGAACCCGGAGCTCGCCCGCCAGCTCGACGACGGCCTCGCGAAGAAGCTCCCGGCGGACCTCGACGCGCGCGTCCCCGCCTTCGCCGCCGGCACCAAGGTCGCCACGCGCAAGGCCGGCGAGACCGTGCTGCAGGCGGTCGCCGAGGCGGTGCCCGCGCTCATCGGGTCGAGCGCCGACCTCTACGGCTCGACGTTCAACTACATCGCCTCGAGCACCGACTTCGATCCGGAGCACCTCGGCGGTCGGAACATCCGCGCCGGCATCCGCGAGCACGGCATGGGGGCGATCATGAACGGCATCGCGTACCACGGCGGCCTGCGGCCGAGCGGCGCGACGTTCCTCGTGTTCGCGGACTACCTGCGGCCGAGCGTCCGCCTCGCAGCGCTGTCGCACCTGCCGGTCATCTACATCTTCACGCACGACTCGGTGGGCGTGGGCGAGGACGGGCCGACGCACCAGCCCGTGGAGACCGTCGCCGGGCTGCGCGCCATCGTCGATCTGGACGTCATCCGGCCGGCGGACGCCGAGGAGACGGCCGGCGCCTGGATCTCCGCGCTGGAGCGCAACGACGGCCCGACGGTCCTCGCGCTCACGCGCCAGGCCGTCCCGCTGCTCCCGGGCGACGCCACCGCGAAGCGCGAGGGCGTCCGGCGCGGCGCCTATGTCCTCGTCAAGGAGACGGCGGCGCTCGAGACCATCCTGATCGCGACGGGCAGCGAGGTGCAGCACGCGGTCGAGGCCGCGAAGCGGATCGGGCCCGGCGTCCGCGTCGTCTCGATGCCCTGCGTGGAGCGGTTCGCGCGCCAGGATCACGCCTACCGCGAGGCCTTGCTGCCCGCCGCGTGCACGCGGCGCGTGTCCATCGAGGCGGGCGTCACCTTCGGCTGGCACCGGTGGGTCGGCTTCAAGGGGATCGCCCTGGGGATCGACCGCTTCGGTACGAGCGCCCCCGGCGACATCGTGATGGATCGGCTGGGCATGAATGCCCAGGCGGTGGTGCAGGCGGTGCAGGACCTCGTGCCCTGA